A region of Rhodoferax potami DNA encodes the following proteins:
- a CDS encoding protein-L-isoaspartate O-methyltransferase family protein, producing the protein MHSNQARFNMIEQQIRPWNVLDLQVLELLGTIHREDFVPEAHRALAFADTEIPLPAGQCMLAPRLEARMLQDLMVQPHETVLEVGAGSGFMAALLAHRARQVLTLEIVPELAAMARSNLAKAGLGNVTVREADGSKLGASEGKFDVIVLSGSVGQVPQDLLQHLTIGGRLGVIVGDDPVMQCTIVTRTSETDFRSSVTWETMVQRLQGFAEPARFQF; encoded by the coding sequence ATGCATTCGAACCAAGCCCGCTTCAACATGATCGAGCAACAAATCCGCCCCTGGAATGTGCTCGACCTCCAGGTGCTGGAGTTGCTGGGCACCATCCACCGCGAAGACTTTGTGCCGGAAGCCCACCGCGCCCTGGCCTTTGCCGACACCGAGATCCCGCTCCCCGCAGGCCAATGCATGCTGGCACCCCGCCTGGAAGCCCGCATGCTGCAAGACCTGATGGTGCAGCCCCACGAAACCGTGTTGGAAGTCGGCGCAGGCTCCGGCTTCATGGCCGCGTTGCTGGCCCACCGCGCACGCCAGGTGTTGACCCTGGAAATCGTGCCGGAACTCGCCGCCATGGCCCGCAGCAACCTGGCCAAAGCCGGGCTGGGCAACGTCACCGTGCGTGAAGCCGATGGCTCCAAACTGGGTGCGTCCGAAGGCAAGTTTGATGTGATCGTGCTCAGCGGCTCGGTCGGTCAGGTTCCGCAAGACCTGCTGCAACACCTGACCATCGGCGGTCGCTTGGGCGTGATCGTGGGCGATGACCCGGTCATGCAATGCACCATCGTGACCCGCACCAGCGAAACCGACTTCCGCAGCTCGGTCACCTGGGAAACCATGGTCCAGCGCCTACAAGGCTTTGCAGAACCTGCACGCTTCCAGTTCTAA
- a CDS encoding rhodanese-like domain-containing protein, whose translation MISQIRPTDLEAWYTSVEGSGQPLVLDVREPHELALASVVPDGFEVIGIPMGVIPVRLTELPTDRPIACLCHHGARSMQVAMFLQSRGFAELANIAGGIEAWSAERDSTVPRY comes from the coding sequence ATGATCAGTCAAATCCGTCCCACCGACCTCGAGGCCTGGTACACCAGCGTCGAAGGCAGCGGCCAGCCCTTGGTGCTGGATGTGCGCGAGCCCCACGAGCTGGCCCTGGCCAGTGTGGTGCCGGACGGATTCGAAGTCATAGGGATTCCCATGGGGGTGATACCGGTGCGCCTGACCGAGCTGCCCACCGACCGGCCGATTGCCTGCTTGTGCCACCACGGTGCGCGCAGCATGCAAGTTGCCATGTTTCTGCAAAGCCGCGGCTTTGCAGAGCTGGCCAATATCGCCGGCGGAATTGAGGCTTGGTCGGCCGAGCGCGACAGCACTGTGCCACGCTATTGA
- a CDS encoding TolC family outer membrane protein, with protein sequence MHRLFTPRLPVLTMALAVAGFGAAVPASAQSLQDLYTAARGYDASYQSAKSLFEANLAKAEQAKALLLPSANFALGASGSSQDVNSPARSTDWGYKGQSAEISVTQPLYRPANKANYEKGMRGAEAAKAQLLASEQDLIVRVSQAYFDVLASTDSLTFVKAQKAAVAEQLASAKRNFEVGTSTITDTREAQARFDLVVAQELAAENDLRVKTIALNQLVGMSNASPKPLAAPVVLAPLEPANPEAWVQQSEGQHPALAQLKIALEVAQLDTAIAEAGHKPTLDVSGKYTASNAQNGGSSGPAAFDTRSNVATVGLSFNLPLFAGFATQNRIKETLALEDKARTDLEASRRTIAQATRTAFFGVQSGQAQVKALEAAEASSQSALEANKLGYQVGVRINIDVLNSQSQLFSTKASLSKARYDVLVGGLKLKQAAGTLKADDLAPINSQLVP encoded by the coding sequence ATGCACCGCCTTTTCACCCCCCGCCTGCCTGTGTTGACCATGGCGCTGGCCGTCGCCGGTTTTGGCGCCGCCGTGCCGGCATCGGCCCAAAGCCTGCAAGACCTCTACACCGCTGCGCGCGGTTATGACGCCAGCTACCAGTCTGCCAAGAGCTTGTTTGAGGCCAACCTGGCCAAAGCCGAGCAAGCCAAAGCTTTATTGCTGCCCAGTGCCAACTTTGCCCTCGGCGCAAGCGGCAGCAGTCAAGACGTCAACTCGCCAGCTAGAAGCACCGATTGGGGCTACAAAGGACAAAGCGCCGAAATAAGCGTTACTCAGCCTTTGTACCGTCCTGCCAACAAGGCGAACTACGAAAAGGGCATGCGAGGCGCTGAGGCTGCCAAAGCCCAATTGCTAGCCTCTGAACAAGACCTAATCGTGCGAGTTAGCCAAGCCTATTTTGATGTGCTGGCCTCCACCGACAGCCTGACCTTCGTCAAAGCCCAAAAAGCGGCCGTGGCCGAGCAACTGGCCTCTGCCAAGCGCAATTTCGAGGTGGGCACCTCCACCATCACAGACACTCGCGAAGCCCAGGCCCGCTTTGACCTGGTGGTCGCCCAGGAACTCGCGGCGGAGAACGATCTGCGGGTCAAAACCATCGCCCTCAACCAGCTGGTGGGCATGAGCAATGCCAGCCCCAAGCCTTTGGCAGCGCCGGTCGTTTTGGCACCGCTGGAGCCAGCCAACCCCGAAGCCTGGGTGCAGCAGTCCGAAGGACAGCACCCTGCGCTGGCACAGCTCAAGATCGCGTTAGAAGTTGCCCAGCTCGACACCGCCATTGCCGAGGCAGGGCACAAGCCAACACTTGACGTCAGCGGCAAGTACACAGCGTCCAACGCACAAAACGGCGGCTCCAGTGGACCAGCCGCTTTTGATACCCGAAGCAACGTAGCGACCGTGGGCTTGAGCTTCAACCTGCCTTTGTTTGCCGGCTTTGCCACCCAAAACCGCATCAAGGAAACCCTGGCGCTCGAAGACAAGGCCCGCACCGACCTTGAAGCCAGCCGTCGCACCATCGCGCAGGCCACCCGCACCGCATTCTTCGGGGTGCAAAGCGGGCAGGCACAGGTCAAGGCGCTGGAAGCTGCCGAGGCCTCCAGCCAGAGCGCGTTGGAGGCCAACAAGCTGGGCTACCAGGTGGGTGTGCGCATCAACATCGATGTACTCAACAGCCAGAGCCAGTTGTTCAGCACCAAGGCCAGTTTGTCCAAGGCGCGTTATGACGTGTTGGTAGGCGGCCTGAAGCTCAAGCAGGCCGCCGGCACTCTGAAGGCCGACGACCTGGCACCCATCAACAGCCAGCTGGTGCCGTAA
- a CDS encoding 3-deoxy-D-manno-octulosonic acid transferase, translating to MMMRALYSLLTYAAQPWVRRKLARRAKVEPLYGEWVEQRFGHYDDAVHFAPGPAAAAGGAPVVWLHAVSLGETRAAVALLARLRESLPGMRLVLTHGTATGREAGKALLQPGDVQVWQPWDTPSAVGRFLAHFRPDVGLLMETEVWPNLVAGCAQRGVPLCLVNARLSDKTYQQSRRLRWLAGPAYRGLHAVWAQSEADAQRLRALGAPVQAVLGNFKFDATPDATLLARGRAWRAGAGRPVLMFASSREGEEQMLLDVLKQKWTLAPVDIARAAPESIANGAQTGLRMPFQLLVVPRHPQRFAEVAQLFVDAGYSVSRRSQWGEAPETADVWVGDSLGEMALYFGLAHIALLGGSFAPLGGQNLIEAAACGVPVFMGPHLFNFTEASTLAADAGAALRCENIDHAVAEAAATAGDTARLQGMQDAALGLGAAHRGAALKTATEVAAVVRRGAITAPAGC from the coding sequence ATGATGATGCGTGCCCTTTATTCCCTGCTGACTTATGCCGCCCAGCCCTGGGTGCGCCGCAAACTGGCCCGCCGCGCCAAAGTAGAGCCGCTATATGGCGAATGGGTGGAGCAGCGTTTCGGCCATTACGACGATGCAGTTCACTTCGCCCCAGGGCCTGCCGCTGCAGCGGGTGGTGCACCGGTGGTCTGGTTGCACGCGGTGTCACTGGGTGAAACCCGTGCCGCTGTCGCTTTGCTGGCGCGCTTGCGCGAGAGCCTGCCCGGCATGCGCTTGGTGCTGACCCACGGCACGGCGACGGGCCGTGAGGCCGGCAAGGCTTTGCTGCAGCCGGGCGATGTGCAGGTCTGGCAGCCATGGGACACGCCTTCGGCGGTGGGTCGCTTTTTGGCGCATTTCCGGCCTGACGTGGGCCTGCTGATGGAGACCGAGGTCTGGCCCAACCTGGTGGCCGGCTGCGCACAGCGCGGCGTGCCCCTGTGCCTGGTCAACGCCCGCTTGAGCGACAAGACCTACCAGCAATCCCGGCGCCTGCGCTGGCTCGCCGGTCCGGCCTATCGTGGCCTGCATGCGGTGTGGGCCCAGAGCGAAGCGGATGCCCAGCGCCTGCGCGCCTTGGGTGCGCCGGTGCAAGCTGTCTTGGGTAACTTCAAATTCGACGCTACGCCGGATGCAACGCTGCTGGCCCGGGGCCGCGCCTGGCGTGCAGGTGCGGGTCGCCCGGTGCTGATGTTTGCAAGCTCGCGGGAAGGCGAAGAGCAGATGCTGCTCGACGTTTTGAAACAAAAGTGGACCTTGGCGCCCGTGGATATTGCGCGAGCAGCTCCTGAATCGATAGCAAATGGCGCGCAGACCGGCTTACGAATGCCCTTCCAGCTGCTGGTGGTGCCACGCCATCCGCAGCGCTTTGCCGAAGTCGCGCAGTTGTTTGTCGATGCCGGCTACTCCGTGTCCCGCCGCAGCCAATGGGGCGAAGCGCCAGAGACTGCGGACGTGTGGGTGGGCGACTCGCTGGGCGAAATGGCGCTCTACTTCGGCTTGGCTCATATTGCTTTGTTGGGTGGCAGCTTTGCACCCTTGGGCGGGCAGAACCTGATCGAGGCAGCGGCCTGCGGTGTGCCGGTTTTCATGGGCCCGCACCTTTTCAATTTCACCGAAGCCTCCACGCTGGCGGCAGATGCAGGCGCCGCGCTGAGGTGCGAAAACATCGACCACGCGGTGGCTGAAGCGGCTGCAACGGCGGGTGATACCGCGCGCTTGCAAGGCATGCAGGACGCGGCCTTGGGCTTGGGTGCTGCGCACCGGGGCGCAGCATTGAAAACGGCCACCGAAGTGGCCGCTGTCGTGCGCCGAGGCGCTATTACGGCACCAGCTGGCTGTTGA
- the waaC gene encoding lipopolysaccharide heptosyltransferase I: MKAPQKILIVKLSSLGDVVHAMPAVQDLRAAFPRARIDWVVERGFAPLVARCEGVTRVIPCDIRAWSKKPFAAATRAAWRSFKADLKQDAYDAVIDLQGLSKSALVAWLARTTPEGRRYAMANQTEGSGYEAPTRWVADTAITLEPHVHAVQRGRLLCAKAMGYTPAEALRFGLVGKDCALSAPLPKHLGHAENPFVPRKPLVALVHGTSRADKEWPLDHWVALGRRLNNAGFCVALPHAGARELETSRAIATGLESAWVLPAVGLDVLTDTLAHCAGVVGVDSGVSHIAVALDLPHVQIYNFDTAWRTGPAALDARGKPARQCSVFEEPYPDVESVWSAWESLATPVLSR, encoded by the coding sequence TTGAAAGCGCCGCAAAAGATTTTGATCGTCAAACTCTCGTCCTTGGGCGATGTGGTGCACGCGATGCCGGCAGTGCAAGACCTGCGCGCCGCGTTTCCCCGCGCCCGCATTGACTGGGTGGTGGAGCGCGGCTTTGCGCCGCTGGTGGCGCGCTGCGAAGGCGTGACGCGTGTGATTCCGTGTGACATCCGCGCCTGGAGCAAAAAGCCATTTGCCGCAGCGACCCGCGCCGCTTGGCGCAGCTTCAAGGCCGACCTTAAGCAAGACGCCTATGACGCGGTGATTGACCTGCAGGGCCTGAGCAAATCCGCACTCGTGGCTTGGCTGGCCCGCACCACGCCGGAAGGGCGCCGCTACGCGATGGCCAACCAGACCGAAGGCTCGGGCTACGAGGCGCCCACGCGCTGGGTGGCAGACACGGCCATCACGCTGGAGCCCCATGTGCATGCGGTGCAGCGCGGTCGCTTGCTGTGTGCCAAGGCAATGGGCTACACCCCTGCGGAGGCGCTGCGCTTTGGGCTGGTGGGCAAGGATTGCGCCTTGAGTGCGCCGCTGCCCAAACACCTGGGCCATGCTGAAAACCCCTTTGTGCCCCGCAAGCCGCTGGTGGCGTTGGTGCACGGCACCTCGCGGGCCGACAAAGAATGGCCGCTGGACCATTGGGTGGCCTTAGGCCGCCGGTTGAACAACGCCGGCTTTTGCGTGGCCTTGCCCCATGCCGGCGCCCGCGAGCTGGAAACCAGCCGGGCGATCGCCACCGGGCTGGAGTCTGCGTGGGTATTGCCCGCCGTGGGGCTGGATGTGCTGACTGACACCTTGGCCCACTGCGCAGGCGTGGTCGGGGTGGACAGCGGCGTGAGCCATATTGCGGTCGCACTCGACTTGCCGCATGTGCAGATCTACAACTTCGACACCGCCTGGCGCACCGGCCCGGCAGCGCTGGATGCGCGGGGCAAACCCGCGCGTCAATGCAGCGTTTTTGAAGAGCCGTACCCGGACGTAGAGTCCGTGTGGTCCGCTTGGGAGTCGCTGGCGACCCCCGTGCTGAGCCGCTGA